The genomic DNA AATTGTCTATACTTAATATCAAACCTAGTGTCTCCTACcaagtttttattttgtcttcCTCTAAATCTTTTACTAAGCACTTATTCCATTCCATCAACTGTCCTCACAAGAGCCTCTattagtcttcttctcacatgaccaaccATCTCGGTCATGCCTCTAGCATCTTATCTTCACTCTCTAGTTATCTAAGTGCAGTAAAAATCTCGATGATCCATCCAAGGAACAAGGAAATGCTACACCTCTCCATTCTTAGTGAATACAATCTACTTATCTAAAATAGTATCAATGTCATTTTTGTGCAGGTATGAAAGGAaactttggaggagaaatgggcgtTGAACAGATGGGCAACAAAAGGATCAGGCCTTTATATGCAACATGGTTCTCAATCTTAAATGCAAAACCAAAGCTTGATAGTATATCAATGACTTGTGCATTTGATCCAacccattttaaaattttataaggaCCAACACTATGAGCTTACAACTTGGAATAAATTCCAGAGGAAGTCACTCTTGCTTAAGTCGAATTATAATGCAATCCCCAATAAAAAGTTTTGTGTGCTGCTTTGATAGGCCTAGTAAATGAGTCTGGCCCAAATTGGGCCAGCCCTTCTTGGTTAAACAAGGCCTACATGGTAGGGCCTTAAGCATGCTATAGAGGGCCCCATAGCCCTCAAATATCAGTCTGCCAACCCTCCTTTGGTCGATTAATAACATTCTGTCTCCATACTCTCAAGAATCTCTCTCTTGCACATTCTTTCTGTTTTGGGGGCGAAGCCCTAGTTTTCCTCACTAATCTCCATCAGATCACTATTCTGCCACATTATGGGGGGATTAGGGCAGAGGAGGAATCATTACAGTGTTATTCTGCACAGTCACagaaaattcacaaagggccTCTACTCTATTGTATTGAACCTCCctccctctcccccccccccaaaaaccCCTAGCCCCGAAGTGAGGCTCTGCCTCTTGCCTCTTGTCTGTAACAGTAAACTTCTAGAGGCAAtacaccaaaaacaaaaaaaacacacataatgAAATGTGCATAGTAATTTACATACAAGCAAGCAAATCGGCACATCTATATCCACAAACAGGTGTACTTTACTCTTTAACACATATTTACCCAACAAAGTAGGTCTTAATTGCGGGTACGGATGGTAGAGCAGGGGGTGAAATCAGAAAGGAAATAGATACCTGCAGTTCAGAAAGCTCCTCTAGATACACGGGAGGACAGAGATCAGGCCTCGTTGACAAGCCCTGTCCAATTTTAACAAAAGTAGGCCCCAATCTCGTAAGAACCTTCCTGAGCTGGCCAGCCCGAAATCTTGCTTTCAGCTCGAGCTGGTCGTTCAACTGGTCTAGCCACAGGCTCAGAGCAAACGAACCAAGGCCAACAAATATGTCGAGAGTCCTCCGCAGCACCTGAAGCGAAGCGCCAAGCCGGAGACACAAATTAGGAAAAGAAAGCACACAACAGGACGGCTAGGGTTTAGACTTTAGCGAGAAATAAGCGTTAGGCAATCTCTACCTTACCTTGATGGGGCGAGCGCCGTACTTGTTGGCGAGAAGCTCGGGACTGTATACGGAAGCATTGGCGGAGCGAGCCATGGCTCTAGCCTCGGCTTGCATATCGTCGGTTCGATCTCTGAAAGAAAAGGAATAGTCCCCTGCAACCACCGGCACAACATTGTCGCCGGCGGTGGTCGCCGGCACGGATTGGGGCTTCGCCTCCACGAGCGCTGCTCGCGGCGCCAGCCTCACTCTCGTCCAGCGCTTCGGCCTTCGGATCGTGATGGCTCCCGGACAGGACGGCAGGGAGTGGGCGCCGGCGGCTGAAGATACGACCAGAGAATTCATGGCTGTGGGCTTGTCGAAGCGTAAACCGGTGGCGAGAGGTACAAAGGGAGACGACTGTAGTcacttgtttctttctttctttcttaatccTTTTGTCTGGCTCACAGTACGTAACGTGTTGGGATCTGGTACCCTCTCTATCTTGCCTGCTCAATTTTGTTTCACCACGCTTCAGTTTTCGCACTGTGCGTGCGCGCAGACGACAAACGAAGCGTGTGAAAAAACAAGGGTTATATGTGCCATCCCACCGATAAAACAAAGCAAGTTCGATCTATGTATGTATCTCTACTTTACTTTGGGCCTTCTTAGCAAGTAACCCCCCCCCCAACAAGAGTCTTActctcttcctctttccctcCTCCCTTAAACCTTATCCTCACTCCTAGTCCAAATTTGAGGGTTTTTCTGGTTGGAACACTTAAAAAGACTTCAATTATGATAGGTATCTCACATCATAAAGAGAATAATCACGTTTTCCCTTTTCTTGTATCTTGTCCTCATCCCTATTCTTGATGGGTATTTTGTTTACCCACATTCCCGTACTTGTTAAATAATGGGTAATTTAtgttcaataaatttaatattaaaaatagctaaaaattcataatttaaataattttctaatagtcttctaaatttctttttaaagcAAACAGaacttcaaaatttataaaacaaagAAACACTTTTGATATCTGTAacatgaataaaaaatgaacATGAACACATATGAGTTTAATTTGCAAGGAGACCCTTGAAGTCGCATTGTTTCACCAAATGATTTAGATGAAGGACTACAATAATGAGCTATATTTGTTAGTTGTAAGTTGGGagtcatttatttattcattgagAAATCTTAGATATATTGGGagcattaattattttaaagttatttaaGTTCAAAATAGTTTGTTTTTTTCCATATAAAACATATTGGAATAGAGTTGAAGTCGCTATTGTATGCACTAAATGTTGGTTTGTTCTTTTCTCTCAGAAAAGTCTAATAAATTTAGAGAAAGGTATCCGTCTAGAAGGTCTGTAAGGTGGGAAATTGAAGCCCAACGCGTTGTTTGAAGGACCACGCTGCTGTTGTCAACTATGAATCATTCAAGGCATATATCAGTTATAACTTCCAACATCATCAACCCCAAACACTCGATCGAATCAATCCCAGATTAGATTAATTTCCCTTATGCGCTCAAGCGTCTGATCTGAGTTGAGAGCGAGCCGTGACCATGAGCCACCTCTACGACGACAATCAGCACCTCGCTCCATCTGCTCCGTATCCTCCACCGCCACCGCCGGCCGCCGCGCCGCTCTACCACTCATATCCACCACCGCCACCTGTGGCTGCTCCGCAGCTCTACCATCCACAccgtcctcctcctcctcctaccCACGGATACCCAGCAGCAGGCCCCTACGTGGCTCCACCGCCGCCGAGTTACCCCATGAAAGGTGGCAGTAGTGGATATCCCCAACCCCAACAGCCACCCAGCAAAACTAAGCGTCGGCCGTGTGGACCTTGCGTTTGCTGCAAGCTTTGGTAATTAAGCATTTAATTGAGCCCGGCGTTGCGTTGAGAAATTCGATCTTGAAAGTAGTAATAATACTAATGAATTAATATTGTTGAATGTTGGTTGTAATGCAGTTGTGCTACCCTCTTTTGCTGCTGCTGCGTGGATATGTGCTTCTGACTGAAGATTCTCATAGTCTCAGCTGTTCAATCATTTTTACACGgaaattattgtaatatatttatatatattaccttCGTCAATCGTCATAATCTGTTTAATTTGTATGtgagaataattttaatttaataagggcatatatatatatatatatgaaaataatgtGTTGGCTTGGCGCAGTATCACGTGCTTGGCTGCTTCTTCTTTAAGGTAGGTAGTATTTGTAAAGAAATGTATAAAATTCTCTCCTCGTGCAACACGcttcttcttttaaatattattttatggaCCCACTAAGTAAGTTTAatgatttttcctttaaatcttattaattcaacctcataaaagtacactttTAGATTTCaataaaaacacataatttttccttttgtttttgaaattatattaactaatataaaatacataaaatggttagatgtaataaatatatatattatattttataaacactcttgttaatttataataaatattttgtaatatttaagattaaaaataaaattcaataaatttaattatatttactatatcttaaaattaaatataaacggGTGGCACCATCTTTCCACCACCTAATCATAAGTCGTCGCGTGTCAGTGCGAGCGAGCGAGCGGTCTGTCAATCCCACCCCCAGCCTGCCGTTGCTGACGTTCTCTTCATTTATTACTAACTAAATTATTGGACCAAACGGCCAGTCTCTggtctctctcctctcttccaAGGCAATGCAAGGAGGTCAAGCGGTGGTTGAGGGGCCAGTCCGGCTGGCCTCCGTTCTTTCGCCGTCCAAGCCTGTAAGTCTCTCTTCTCACATTTGGCTGTTCGTCTTTGCTTTCAGTTACCGCTGCGTATGGTTGCCAACAAATCTGATCAAAAAACAGAGGAAAAAGTACGAGGTCTGTTATCGGTTTCGAGTTTCGATTTCCTTGGCGAACGATGCAATTTGATTCGATGGACTGTAACGGAAGTGTTCTGATGAAAAATAAGAAGCGAGAAGAAAGTGGTGGGGATTTTTTTTCGCGGTTTGCTTAATtgaaggagaaaggaaaagtaatagataaagaagaaaaaaagagagtgaAGACAAAATCCGTTTTTATTTTCGTTTAGTTTTCTTCCCTTTCCAAATGAAGTCGGTTTTGTTAGTGTCGGGTGTTTTAAACGGTAGGAGAAggattatgaaaaaattggtCACTtgtaataaaatagaaataactcAACTTGATGGGTTTGTTGAAAGAAACCCAATCAaaccaagaaaaaggaaaaaatgattGAGCATTGGAGCAACAGTCGAGTTGTAGAAAGACAACTAAGCAAACCTCAATCCCACTTTCTTGGTATTCCATCTCAAGTAATAGCATTTTAGtgctctttttcttctctaactTAGGTAAATAGTTATTCAGTAATCTTTTGTTTTAAGGGGCAATTTAATTGGGAATGTAAAAATATGACTCATGTATGCATTTAAGGGTGCCATGTGCTCCATTCCAAAGGGAAAGTTCGATTGGCCCACCTTTATGTGCTTATGTGGTTTTTATTCAACTCTGCCTTTTTCATGTGTATTTATCCCTTCCCCAATTATCTTActttgcaaaagaaaaaaaggatttAACATCGAAATGGAGTATTGACTTCCTTTTTTATGAAAGTGAAGAAGTCTATAAATTGTGAACATGTTATGCATGAACTAATAAAAATCAGATGGATCAGTTTTGACTCTTTAAATGTAATTCTGGGTAatggatttttttgttttttggtccAAAACTgtaaaattttcaaaggaaGAGTATAATCATGTTAATCACACCTTGGAAGTACATTGAAAGAGTCATACTCCAAAAGTGTGTTGACACTTGATTCCCTGGAGGTACTCATACCACAAGGAGAGCTTATAGCATTGGACGTGTCAGGCTTGGAATTGGGACACTTGTTCAGGCTATCAAATGATGCACGCAGTATTGGATTGTCGAAACTAGATTGTGGGCAACCAAGTCACGTGTTCCATTTTCTAGTTTGTTTAGTAGCCAAATAATTCTATTAGGGCTGTTATGTTTCTGTTTCTAACTtcagtttgtttttgtttctactAGGGCTGTTAGAGCTACCACTCTGCATCCAACTTgcatttctttctttaaatcttTCAGCAGTCCTGCTTGAACTCAAAATATCTTAAGCTTTCCACTGAACTTTTTTTGTTAATGGTTTCCTTGCAAATCCACAGAATTTTTTACCATCATTGACCAAAATAGTTGGTACTCTCGGAGAAAATTCTCGTCCGGTTGAGGTAATTCAGGCATGTCTAGAGGCAGGAATGTCAGGTTATTTCATCATTCATAACTTACTATTATTTGTCCACTGAAGAGAGAATTATGATCTGCTTCATTCAGTTATTATTTTTCCTGTTTGCAGTTGCACGgtttgatttttcttggttaGATGACAACTACCACCAGGAAACCCTGGAAAATTTGAGGATAGCAGTGAAAAATGTGAAGCGACTATGTGCTGTAAGTATTAAGTTGTGGCATTTTACACTTGAGCAGAAACAACTGCCATTGTAAGGGCGGTGTGAAATTATACTGCTTGTTTTTCTTGTGCATACTTCTTTACGATGAATGGAAGTTTATATGCTGGTAGAATTGTAATATTTTCCATTAATAGTGACATatggtatgttattgttctcatgattaaaattcatttatttggtAGCCTTCACGTAGGAAATCAATGCAAAAATACTCAATACTTTCTGTGCATGGCATGTTTTTCATTAATTCCACTTGCTTTTGAATGAAATTATATCCCATTCCAAGTCATAGCATCCCCCTTTTCCTTCTAGAAGTAAATGATAGCATAACTGGATTTGGAACAagtatttacatttttttttgggtcaatTTTCTTGTGTTTATTGGCTTAtaataagtttttcaattatGTCATTTACTTGGTCATTTCAGACATTCTACAACCTGTTATTTCTAGCTTAAAAGCCCATTTATTAAACTGCTTTGATTGTCTTTGttatttgatcattttaagTGATCATCTTTtgttacaaataaaacagagatagcaaaCCCCCTTTCAAGCCAAAAATCACACACTACTGAATAAACATAGATGGCCGAGAGTATAAACCAAATAACTCAAACACAGCAGATATCAAAGACAAAAACGTAACAAGAGGCACGAggtttatagtggttcacctcAAATAGAGGCTACGTCCACTCGAGCTCCGgcgagaagagctcactgcactatatgAATAAATCCGATTACACCCATATAAACAAGATCAAAAACTAGACAACCCTGTTTACCTAAAACGCTCAAAAACCACTTAATACAAATTAAGAGCTTACCTTAAACAAACCAGAGAACACAAAAGAATGAAGGAAGACGAAGACTGTACAATGCATTTACagcgagagagagaataaaaccGTAACAAAATGAGCTACTCTCGGCCACCCCCTCTCTTTTCTTCGTCTCCCGATCCCCTCACCAATCTCGAGGCCGCGCGATAAATAAGGCAACTGGACAGTTGCGATGGCAAAgaataaaggcaacaacaatGGCTCGGATGTCATCGTCCAACATGACCTGCAGCAGGCTAAGAGACAAAATTAAAGGGCTTGGGCTTTGACCAAAGGTGGCTGCCAAAGtggccctccagtgggcgcccaaagGGCAGCCCACGGTTGCCAAGTGACCCCCCCAGCCTTTTTGGCatcatttgatgcttcattaAAACAACATCTTTTGTTGTAGTTTTCCTTTCTAATGAACAAGCCTTTGCTATTTGATCATTTTAAATGATCACCTTTGGGTGTAATTTTCCTGTTCAATGAACTCATAGATTCTGTTGTTTGTCTAGAGCATATGGCATTACCATAGCCAACACAAGCACCTTGTGGTTCTAGAGCCTCATAATGTTTGACATAGGACTAAGCGCTTAAATTTTGCATGAATACCATTTTTCTAATACTTGAAACTTACTCCATTGGCTGGATCTTTGAAAATCTCTATGTTTATTTCATGATTAAGTTCTTTCGGTGGTTTAAACTTCCATCCAACAataattgttatttatattggtttgattttgattcgTTTGAAGTTATCAAATCTTTTAACTTTGTAGACATCAAGAAATATCTTTGCCTCATTGAAAAGTAGATACTGTGTCTACTTGATGGGTTCCATGTTTACGTACCTACTAAGGTTGGAGGACAGTTCAGCTTCAGAGCTCAAATCTTTATAGTACTGCTTTATACTTAAACTTTCACTTGGAGTTGATTAGCTCTTTGCATTTACTTTTGTCTCCACAAGTTAGTAAGAACTACTGGGACCCAATGAACTACCGAAATTGGTGACTGCAGAACATGATTACCTGCGTTTTCTATGCTTGCTGGCATCTGGAAACTTGACTGAAGCTCCTCTTGGGATATAATGCTTTAAATTACATATGAGCAAGACTGGATTGGGCTATAAAATGTGATGTTAACTACTGGTCAATTTTAGTTGAGAGTGCCCCAGGATGGACTGAATATCCGCCTGACATATTTCTACTTTTGCTCTTCTGATTGCCATGGAAGTTCAAACTTGCATTCTTTATGCAGTATCAATGAATTTTTCTGTTCTATAAGTTCAGTTGTGTATGGTATATTGTATAAGTTCAGTTGTGTGTGGTATatgaatttttcttttgttttg from Diospyros lotus cultivar Yz01 chromosome 4, ASM1463336v1, whole genome shotgun sequence includes the following:
- the LOC127799212 gene encoding protein CYSTEINE-RICH TRANSMEMBRANE MODULE 13-like, whose protein sequence is MSHLYDDNQHLAPSAPYPPPPPPAAAPLYHSYPPPPPVAAPQLYHPHRPPPPPTHGYPAAGPYVAPPPPSYPMKGGSSGYPQPQQPPSKTKRRPCGPCVCCKLCCATLFCCCCVDMCF